DNA sequence from the Luteitalea sp. genome:
GCAAGGGGCAAGGGGCGAAGCGCAAGAGGTTCGAGGTTCAAGATTCGAGGTTCGAGGTTTGCGGGGCGGCTGACGCCGGCCGCGAGCATCGAAATCTCCAACCTTGCCCTTGCCCCTCGTCCCTGGAACTTCTATGGAGCGACCGATTGCTGACAATCGTAAGGCGCGGCACGACTACGAGCTCTTCGAGACGCTCGAGACGGGCATCGTGCTGCTGGGGACCGAGGTCAAGGCCATCCGCGAGGGACGTGTCAACCTACGCGACAGCTTCGCGCGCCTGGAAGACGGCGAAGTCTACCTCCACAACGCTCATATCAGCCCATATAGCCACCGGGGCTATGCGGCGCACGAGCCGCTGCGGCCACGCAAACTGTTACTGCACCGAGCCGAGATTCGCAGGCTCATCGGCAAGGCGGTCGAGAAGGGCTTCACGCTGGTGCCCGTGCGGATGTATTTCAAGGGCGGCCGCGTCAAGGTGGCGCTGAGTCTGGCACGCGGGAAGAAGACACACGACAAGCGAGAGTCGATCAAGCGCCGTGAGGCCGAGCGCGAGGCGCGCGCGGCGATGAGTCTGCGACGACGCTGATTTACCGTGCCCCTCGACCCCGGAGCACGGCAGGGATGGTCATGACGGCGATCTTGATGTCCAGCCAGAGCGACCAGTTGTCGATGTACTGCAGGTCGAGGCGCATCCACTCCTCGAAGGTGAGCTCGTTACGGCCGCTCACTTGCCACAAGCAGGTCAAGCCCGGCCTCATTGTCAGTCGGCGTCGCTGCCAGGGCGCGTACTGACGCACCTCTTCGACGACTGCGGGACGTGGACCGACAAAGCTCATGTCACCTTTGAGGATGTTCCAGAGCTGGGGGAGCTCGTCGAGGCTCATCCGCCTCAAGAAGCGGCCAAACGGCGTGACGCGCGGATCGTTGGCCATCTTGAACGCCGGCCCATCCATCTCGTTGAAGGGCTGGAGGTCGGGCTTGAGCGCTTCCGCATTGGTTCGCATCGACCTGAACTTCAGGAACGTGAAGGGACGACCGTGAAGGCCGCATCGCGTCTGCCTGAAGAGAATGGGCCCCTGCGACGTCACCTTGATGGCGGCGGCAATCACGACCAACAGCGGGCTCAGCAGCGTGACGAAGCTCGCGGCCAGCAGGACATCGGCGCACCGGCGCACGAAGAGCAAGAGCTCGTCTTTGGGAGCGGTACTGAACCTCAGCAGCGGCAAGCCGCCGAGCTCGTCGAAGCTCACGTCCGAGAACGATTGGGGGAGGAAGCTCACGACCAAACGTGTGGTGACGCCGAGCTCTTGAAGCTGGAGCAACACCCCTTCGAGCGCGCGCAAATCCTCGATCCGCCCCGTCGAAGGCGCAATGAGCACTTCGTCCACGACCAAGTCGCCACCGACGAGGTCGGGGATGTCGACATACGTGCCGAGCACTGGATGTTGAGAAGAGACCTCGGCAGCCGACCAGGAACCGTCCGTGACGATACCAACGACGTGAAG
Encoded proteins:
- the smpB gene encoding SsrA-binding protein SmpB, with protein sequence MERPIADNRKARHDYELFETLETGIVLLGTEVKAIREGRVNLRDSFARLEDGEVYLHNAHISPYSHRGYAAHEPLRPRKLLLHRAEIRRLIGKAVEKGFTLVPVRMYFKGGRVKVALSLARGKKTHDKRESIKRREAEREARAAMSLRRR
- a CDS encoding exopolysaccharide biosynthesis polyprenyl glycosylphosphotransferase, whose translation is MRARPGRGLSGPRPGACTRALLLGAGDRSIRGALPGARPGEGPLIAERARLVTRLYVVADLVATATAFYAAYILRRFAAPWVDPFDLIQRVLAPPGNYVPLLLAILGLWALIFRAHGLYGRRWARTLHTEVSRIVRAIAIGGLLLAFVIFVAKLDWVSRPLVMGFLVVDVLFVVAGRRIVRAVALDSTSTRRVLVAGGREEALTAASDVDAHREWGLHVVGIVTDGSWSAAEVSSQHPVLGTYVDIPDLVGGDLVVDEVLIAPSTGRIEDLRALEGVLLQLQELGVTTRLVVSFLPQSFSDVSFDELGGLPLLRFSTAPKDELLLFVRRCADVLLAASFVTLLSPLLVVIAAAIKVTSQGPILFRQTRCGLHGRPFTFLKFRSMRTNAEALKPDLQPFNEMDGPAFKMANDPRVTPFGRFLRRMSLDELPQLWNILKGDMSFVGPRPAVVEEVRQYAPWQRRRLTMRPGLTCLWQVSGRNELTFEEWMRLDLQYIDNWSLWLDIKIAVMTIPAVLRGRGAR